In the genome of Brachionichthys hirsutus isolate HB-005 chromosome 23, CSIRO-AGI_Bhir_v1, whole genome shotgun sequence, one region contains:
- the LOC137911460 gene encoding protein S100-P-like, which produces MTQLETAMAILIKTFDTYAASEGKKDTLNNKEVKTLMEKELPGLLKAAKNPGQVDKLLNGLDFDGDSEVDFSEFMVLVAALTCACHDRSCKK; this is translated from the exons ATGACGCAGCTCGAGACGGCCATGGCCATCCTGATCAAGACGTTTGATACGTACGCCGCAAGCGAGGGCAAGAAGGACACCTTAAATAACAAGGAGGTCAAGACGCtgatggagaaggagctgcCTGGACTGCTCAAG GCAGCAAAGAACCCAGGTCAGGTAGACAAGTTGCTCAACGGCCTGGATTTTGACGGAGACTCAGAGGTGGACTTCAGCGAATTTATGGTGCTGGTTGCCGCACTGACCTGCGCCTGCCACGACCGAAGTTGCAAAAAGTGA